A part of Pseudomonas sp. HR96 genomic DNA contains:
- a CDS encoding LysE family translocator, with protein MSLQTWLLFAGAAWVVIVIPGPLSLLMIGNSLNYGLRRSYPAFLGGVSASICLLSASALGLGALLMASERVFSLLKIVGALYLFYLAWQSWQQSRLPAAAREVPGGLPAPRFGALFGRAFVLGASNPKDILFFAAFLPQFLSADRPLAGQLLVMIATWTVLDLLCKVGYGLGARSAARYLRTGKGQSWFNRVSAGLFGAAGTVSLLSRA; from the coding sequence ATGAGTCTGCAAACCTGGCTGCTGTTCGCCGGCGCCGCCTGGGTGGTGATCGTCATCCCCGGGCCGCTGTCGCTGCTGATGATCGGCAACAGCCTGAACTACGGCCTGCGCCGCTCCTACCCGGCATTTCTGGGTGGGGTGAGCGCGTCGATCTGCCTGCTCAGCGCCTCGGCGCTGGGCTTGGGGGCGCTGCTGATGGCCTCGGAACGGGTGTTCTCGCTGCTGAAGATCGTCGGGGCCTTGTACCTGTTCTATCTGGCCTGGCAGAGCTGGCAGCAATCGCGCCTGCCGGCCGCCGCCCGCGAGGTACCCGGTGGGCTGCCGGCGCCACGCTTCGGCGCGCTGTTCGGGCGAGCCTTCGTGCTGGGCGCGAGCAACCCCAAGGACATCCTGTTCTTTGCCGCTTTTTTGCCGCAGTTTCTCAGCGCGGATCGGCCGCTGGCGGGGCAATTGCTGGTGATGATTGCAACCTGGACAGTACTCGATCTGCTGTGCAAGGTCGGCTACGGCCTGGGCGCCCGCAGCGCGGCGCGCTACCTGCGCACTGGCAAGGGACAGAGCTGGTTCAACCGGGTCAGCGCCGGGTTGTTTGGGGCGGCGGGGACGGTGTCGTTGTTGAGCAGGGCGTGA
- a CDS encoding NCS2 family permease, translated as MESPKSEAPTLDLAPVSNSWLERIFKLKLHGTTVKTEMLAGVTTFITMAYIIFVNPNIMADAGIDHGAAFVATCIAAALGCLLMGLYANWPVGLAPGMGLNAFFTYTVVGTMGYHWETALGAVFVSGVLFMILTVSRVREWLLNSIPVSLRYAMGAGVGLFLGVIGLKTSGIIVASPATLIKLGSLREPGPLLSAVCFLMIAVLSYHRVFGAILISIIAVTLAGWGLGLVQYGGIYSMPPSLAPTWLAMDVKGVFNISMISVVLAFLFVHMFDTAGTLMGVAQRAGLVNKDGRIENLSRALKADSASSVCGALLGVPPVTSYVESAAGVAAGGRTGLTAVTVGILFVAAMFFAPLAGMIPAYATAGALIYVAMLMMGGLAHIEWEEATDSIPAIITAIMMPLTFSVADGIALGFITYVVLKAGTGRWKEISLSLWVLCAIFIAKFVYL; from the coding sequence GTGGAAAGCCCCAAATCCGAAGCCCCTACGCTGGATCTCGCGCCCGTCAGCAACAGCTGGCTGGAACGGATTTTCAAACTCAAGCTACACGGCACCACCGTCAAAACCGAAATGCTGGCCGGCGTGACCACCTTCATCACCATGGCCTACATCATCTTCGTCAACCCCAACATCATGGCCGATGCCGGCATCGACCATGGCGCCGCATTCGTCGCCACCTGCATCGCCGCTGCCCTGGGCTGCCTGCTCATGGGCCTCTACGCCAACTGGCCAGTGGGCCTGGCGCCGGGTATGGGCCTCAACGCGTTCTTCACCTACACCGTGGTCGGCACCATGGGCTATCACTGGGAAACGGCACTCGGCGCAGTATTCGTCTCCGGGGTGCTGTTCATGATCCTCACCGTCTCGCGAGTGCGGGAATGGCTGCTCAACAGCATTCCGGTCAGCCTGCGCTACGCCATGGGCGCCGGGGTCGGCCTGTTTCTCGGGGTGATCGGCCTGAAAACCTCGGGCATCATCGTCGCCAGCCCGGCCACGCTGATCAAGCTCGGTTCACTGCGCGAGCCAGGCCCGCTGCTGTCGGCGGTGTGCTTTCTGATGATCGCGGTGCTCAGCTACCACCGCGTGTTCGGCGCGATCCTCATCAGCATCATCGCCGTGACTCTCGCCGGCTGGGGCCTGGGCCTGGTGCAATATGGCGGCATCTACTCGATGCCACCGAGCCTGGCGCCTACCTGGCTGGCCATGGACGTCAAGGGCGTGTTCAACATCAGCATGATCAGCGTGGTGCTGGCCTTTCTCTTCGTGCACATGTTCGACACCGCCGGCACCCTGATGGGCGTGGCCCAGCGCGCCGGCCTGGTGAACAAGGACGGGCGCATCGAGAATCTCTCGCGAGCCTTGAAGGCCGACAGCGCCTCCAGCGTCTGCGGCGCCCTGCTCGGCGTGCCGCCGGTGACCAGCTACGTGGAAAGCGCTGCCGGTGTGGCGGCCGGTGGCCGCACCGGGCTGACCGCCGTCACCGTCGGTATCCTATTCGTCGCCGCGATGTTTTTCGCCCCGCTGGCGGGGATGATTCCGGCCTACGCAACCGCCGGCGCGCTGATCTACGTGGCCATGCTGATGATGGGCGGCCTGGCCCACATCGAATGGGAAGAAGCCACCGACAGCATTCCGGCGATCATCACCGCCATCATGATGCCGCTGACCTTCTCGGTCGCCGACGGCATCGCACTGGGCTTCATCACCTACGTGGTGCTCAAGGCCGGCACCGGCCGCTGGAAAGAAATTTCGCTGAGCCTGTGGGTACTTTGTGCGATATTTATCGCCAAGTTTGTATACCTTTAA
- a CDS encoding GntR family transcriptional regulator, which translates to MNEQLQPLKKVSRASKIGRSGTQDDIVYAHIFEAILEQRLAPGTKLSEEALGEIFGVSRTIIRRSLSRLAHEGVVLLRPNRGAVVASPSVDEARQVFFARRMVEKAITELAVEHASAEQLAELRQMVRDERDSFSRGDRGAGIRLSGEFHLKLAEAARNAPLISFQRSLVSQTSLIIAQYESGNRTHCSYDEHTQLIDAIEARNLSLAVDLMMHHMDHIDSKLNLDEESASDDLHAVFSHLMLGKKPGKG; encoded by the coding sequence ATGAACGAACAGCTGCAACCTCTGAAAAAAGTTTCACGCGCCAGCAAGATCGGGCGCAGCGGTACCCAGGACGACATCGTCTATGCGCACATCTTCGAGGCCATTCTCGAACAGCGCCTGGCACCGGGTACCAAGTTGAGTGAAGAGGCTCTGGGCGAGATCTTCGGCGTCAGCCGTACCATCATTCGCCGCTCGCTGTCGCGCCTGGCCCATGAGGGCGTGGTGCTGCTGCGTCCCAACCGCGGCGCGGTGGTGGCCAGCCCCAGCGTCGACGAGGCCCGCCAGGTGTTCTTCGCCCGGCGCATGGTCGAGAAGGCCATCACCGAGCTTGCGGTCGAGCACGCCAGTGCCGAGCAATTGGCCGAGCTGCGCCAGATGGTTCGTGACGAGCGCGACAGTTTCTCGCGCGGCGATCGTGGCGCCGGCATCCGCCTGTCCGGCGAGTTCCACCTCAAGCTGGCCGAGGCGGCGCGCAACGCACCCTTGATCAGCTTCCAGCGCAGCCTGGTTTCGCAGACCTCGCTGATCATCGCCCAGTACGAAAGCGGCAACCGCACGCACTGCTCCTACGATGAACACACCCAGCTGATCGACGCCATCGAGGCGCGTAACCTGAGCTTGGCGGTGGACCTGATGATGCACCACATGGACCACATCGACAGCAAGCTCAACCTCGACGAGGAAAGTGCCTCGGATGATCTGCACGCGGTGTTTTCCCATTTGATGTTGGGCAAGAAGCCGGGCAAGGGGTGA
- the rutD gene encoding pyrimidine utilization protein D, translated as MYHEILGRQDAAAPTLVFSSGLGGSARFWAPQLPVLLQDYRVIVYDQAGCGRSQAELPDDYSIGHMAGELAVLLDSLEVQRCHFIGHALGGLVGLELALQRPALLQSQVLINAWSRPNDHSARCFAVRKTLLRDSGPAAYVQAQALFLYPADWIAANTAQLAQDDAHALAHFPPQANLLRRIAALQAFDVDARLGDITTPTLLIANRDDMLVPWQQSARLAERLPKAQLHLLAYGGHASSVSDTAVFNRVLLEFLQEQI; from the coding sequence ATGTATCACGAAATTCTCGGCCGCCAGGACGCCGCCGCCCCTACCCTGGTGTTCAGCTCCGGGCTGGGCGGCTCGGCGCGCTTCTGGGCGCCGCAACTGCCGGTGCTGCTGCAGGACTACCGGGTGATCGTCTATGACCAGGCCGGCTGCGGGCGCTCGCAGGCCGAGCTGCCCGACGACTATTCGATCGGCCATATGGCCGGTGAACTGGCGGTGCTGCTCGACAGCCTGGAGGTGCAGCGCTGCCACTTCATCGGCCATGCCCTGGGCGGCCTGGTCGGCCTGGAGCTGGCCTTGCAGCGCCCTGCGTTGCTGCAAAGCCAGGTGCTGATCAACGCCTGGAGCCGCCCCAACGACCACAGCGCGCGCTGCTTCGCGGTGCGCAAGACCCTGCTGCGCGACAGCGGGCCGGCCGCCTATGTGCAGGCGCAGGCGCTGTTTCTCTATCCGGCCGACTGGATCGCCGCCAACACGGCGCAATTGGCGCAGGACGATGCCCATGCCCTGGCGCATTTTCCACCGCAGGCGAACTTGCTGAGAAGGATCGCCGCATTGCAGGCGTTCGATGTGGATGCGCGCCTGGGGGATATCACTACGCCGACGCTGCTGATCGCCAATCGCGACGACATGCTGGTGCCCTGGCAGCAATCTGCCCGGCTCGCAGAGCGCTTGCCCAAGGCGCAGTTGCACCTGCTGGCGTATGGCGGGCATGCGTCGAGCGTGAGTGATACGGCGGTATTCAATCGGGTGTTGCTGGAGTTTCTGCAGGAGCAAATCTGA
- the rutC gene encoding pyrimidine utilization protein C, with translation MPKQAIIPAGSGVPIAPFVPGSLADGVLYVSGTLPFDKDNNVVHVGDAAAQTRHVLETIKGVIETAGGTLDDVTFNMIMLRDWADYAAINLVYAHYFAGEKPARYCIQCGLVKPEALIEIASIAHIG, from the coding sequence ATGCCCAAGCAAGCCATCATTCCCGCCGGTAGCGGCGTGCCGATCGCGCCGTTCGTACCCGGTTCCCTGGCCGACGGCGTGCTCTACGTCTCCGGCACCCTGCCGTTCGACAAGGACAACAACGTGGTCCATGTCGGCGACGCCGCCGCGCAGACCCGCCATGTGCTGGAGACCATCAAGGGCGTGATCGAGACCGCCGGCGGCACCCTGGACGACGTCACCTTCAACATGATCATGCTGCGCGACTGGGCCGACTATGCGGCCATCAACCTGGTGTACGCGCACTATTTCGCCGGCGAGAAACCGGCGCGCTATTGCATCCAGTGCGGGCTGGTCAAACCCGAAGCGCTGATCGAGATCGCCAGCATCGCCCACATCGGCTGA
- the rutB gene encoding pyrimidine utilization protein B — MSTATNHVSGYAPALPARPARTLPARPEALSLKAHETALVVVDMQNAYSTQGGYLDLAGFDVSSTGPVVANIQKALASARAAGMPVVFFQNGWDSAYVEAGGPGSPNWHKSNALKTMRQRPELQGTLLAKGGWDYQLVDELTPQPGDMVVPKTRYSGFFNTNFDSLMRSRGIRNLVFTGIATNVCVESTLRDGFFLEYFGVVLADATHQAGPPFAQQAALFNIETFFGWVSSVDDFCSTFAPDTDH, encoded by the coding sequence ATGAGCACTGCTACCAATCACGTCAGCGGCTACGCCCCGGCGCTGCCCGCCCGCCCTGCCCGCACCCTGCCCGCGCGCCCGGAAGCGCTGAGCCTCAAGGCCCATGAAACCGCGCTGGTGGTGGTGGACATGCAGAACGCCTACTCGACCCAAGGCGGCTATCTGGACCTAGCCGGCTTCGATGTCAGCAGCACGGGCCCGGTGGTCGCCAACATCCAGAAGGCCCTGGCCAGCGCCCGCGCTGCCGGCATGCCGGTGGTGTTCTTCCAGAACGGCTGGGACAGCGCCTACGTCGAGGCCGGCGGCCCCGGCTCGCCCAACTGGCACAAGTCCAATGCGCTCAAGACCATGCGCCAGCGCCCGGAGCTGCAAGGCACACTGCTGGCCAAGGGCGGCTGGGACTACCAACTGGTGGACGAACTGACCCCGCAGCCCGGCGACATGGTGGTGCCCAAGACCCGCTACAGCGGTTTTTTCAACACCAACTTCGACAGCCTCATGCGCAGCCGCGGCATCCGCAACCTGGTGTTCACCGGCATCGCCACCAATGTCTGCGTGGAGTCGACCCTGCGCGACGGCTTCTTCCTCGAGTACTTCGGCGTGGTGCTGGCCGACGCTACCCACCAGGCCGGCCCGCCGTTCGCCCAGCAGGCCGCGCTGTTCAACATCGAGACCTTCTTCGGCTGGGTTTCCAGCGTCGATGACTTCTGCAGCACCTTTGCCCCCGACACCGACCACTGA
- the rutA gene encoding pyrimidine utilization protein A, whose product MDIGIFIPIGNNGWLISENAPQYLPTFELNKQIVQRSEHYGLDFALSMIKLRGFGGKTEFWEHNLESFTLMAGLAAVTNRIQLFATAATLTLPPAIVARMASTIDSISNGRFGVNLVTGWQKPEYEQMGLWPGDEFFGTRYEYLAEYAQVLRDLWGTGSSDLKGQHFTMSDCRVSPKPKADMKLICAGQSEAGMAFSSKYADYNFCFGKGVNTPTAFAPTAQKLIEANRETGRNVTSFPLFMIIAADSDDAARERWEHIKAGADQEAIAWLGEKGAADQSPGSNMRQMADPTSAVNINMGTLVGSWASVARMLDEVATVPGTQGVMLTFDDFIAGVENFGQKIQPLMSSRQHIHTLQESA is encoded by the coding sequence ATGGATATTGGCATCTTCATCCCCATCGGCAACAACGGCTGGCTGATTTCGGAAAACGCCCCGCAATACCTGCCCACGTTCGAACTCAACAAACAGATTGTGCAACGCAGCGAGCACTACGGGCTGGACTTCGCCCTCTCGATGATCAAGTTGCGCGGCTTCGGCGGCAAGACCGAGTTCTGGGAGCACAACCTCGAATCCTTCACCCTGATGGCGGGCCTGGCCGCGGTCACCAACCGCATCCAGCTGTTCGCCACCGCCGCCACCCTGACCCTGCCGCCGGCGATCGTCGCGCGCATGGCCTCGACCATCGACTCCATCTCCAATGGGCGCTTCGGCGTCAACCTGGTCACCGGCTGGCAGAAGCCCGAATACGAGCAGATGGGTCTGTGGCCCGGCGACGAATTTTTCGGCACCCGTTATGAATACCTCGCCGAATACGCGCAAGTGCTGCGTGACCTGTGGGGCACCGGCAGCAGCGACCTCAAGGGCCAGCACTTCACCATGAGCGATTGCCGCGTCAGCCCTAAACCCAAAGCCGACATGAAGCTGATCTGCGCCGGGCAAAGCGAAGCCGGCATGGCCTTCTCCTCGAAGTACGCGGACTACAACTTCTGCTTCGGCAAAGGCGTCAACACCCCGACCGCCTTCGCCCCCACCGCGCAGAAGCTGATCGAGGCCAACCGCGAGACTGGGCGCAACGTCACTTCCTTTCCGTTGTTCATGATCATCGCCGCCGACAGCGATGATGCCGCCCGCGAACGCTGGGAACACATCAAGGCCGGCGCCGACCAGGAGGCCATCGCCTGGCTGGGGGAAAAAGGCGCCGCCGACCAGAGCCCGGGCTCGAACATGCGGCAGATGGCCGACCCGACATCGGCAGTCAACATCAACATGGGCACCCTGGTGGGCTCCTGGGCCAGCGTTGCGCGCATGCTCGACGAAGTGGCCACAGTGCCCGGCACCCAGGGCGTGATGCTCACCTTCGACGACTTCATCGCCGGGGTGGAAAACTTCGGCCAGAAGATCCAGCCGCTGATGAGCAGCCGCCAGCACATCCACACCTTGCAGGAGTCCGCTTGA
- the rutR gene encoding HTH-type transcriptional regulator RutR: MKDKAPTKRTPSAATLSRRTRLVEGKRTAILDAALQIFSRYGLHGTSLDQVATLADVSKTNLLYYFASKEELYLSVLRQLLDVWLLPLRGFSAEQDPIIAISEYIRIKLQLSRDHPAESRLFCLEIIQGAPLLLGELEQPLRETVEAKVAVIQGWIDAGKLAPVAPYHLIFSLWATTQHYTDFRTQIDAVTGKTLDDPQFFAEVLSSVQSLFLDGIRPRV; the protein is encoded by the coding sequence ATGAAAGACAAAGCCCCCACCAAGCGCACGCCCAGCGCCGCCACCCTCAGCCGCCGCACCCGCCTAGTCGAAGGCAAGCGCACGGCAATCCTGGACGCTGCCTTGCAGATCTTCTCGCGCTACGGCCTGCATGGCACCAGCCTTGATCAGGTCGCCACGCTGGCCGACGTGTCGAAGACCAACCTGCTTTACTACTTCGCCAGCAAGGAAGAGCTGTACCTCAGCGTGCTGCGCCAGCTGCTGGACGTCTGGCTGTTGCCATTGCGCGGCTTCAGTGCCGAGCAGGACCCGATCATTGCCATCAGCGAGTACATCCGCATCAAGCTGCAATTGTCTCGCGACCATCCGGCCGAGTCGCGGCTGTTCTGCCTGGAGATCATTCAGGGCGCGCCGCTGTTGCTGGGCGAACTCGAGCAGCCGCTGCGCGAGACTGTCGAGGCCAAGGTGGCGGTTATCCAGGGCTGGATCGACGCCGGCAAGCTGGCGCCGGTGGCGCCCTACCACCTGATCTTCTCGCTTTGGGCGACCACCCAGCACTACACCGACTTTCGCACGCAGATCGACGCGGTCACCGGCAAGACCCTCGATGACCCGCAGTTCTTCGCCGAGGTGCTGAGCAGCGTGCAGAGCCTGTTCCTTGATGGCATAAGGCCAAGGGTTTGA
- a CDS encoding nucleoside-specific channel-forming protein Tsx, with translation MWSLAAASTGWTAEAPAKGVDSAQGEGLSYEVAPPEPSKAAPWFNQNLTLIGSKDISFGPRPSDDIYLEYEYFGRKGPFELYGYIDAPKILGIGNSHDSGVWDKGSPLFMEHEPRISIDELTGRKLGFGPFKEFYLAFDWIYDNGHNRAGRANTLYSGFGTDIDTHSRVNLSANLYARRQFENYGAPNEYSWDGYRAQLKYVVPIYKYNNGASLTYIGFTNFDFGSDLHDQAGPSRTADATVATNVFLYSFTHLRFMAVGRYFHNGGNWKDGSELNFGDGPFEARSNGWGYYFGVGYSF, from the coding sequence CTGTGGAGCCTGGCAGCAGCCAGCACCGGCTGGACGGCCGAGGCGCCAGCCAAGGGCGTCGACAGCGCCCAGGGCGAGGGCCTGAGCTACGAGGTGGCGCCGCCGGAGCCGAGCAAGGCGGCGCCCTGGTTCAACCAGAACCTGACCCTGATCGGCAGCAAGGACATCAGCTTCGGCCCGCGCCCCAGCGACGACATCTACCTGGAATACGAGTACTTCGGTCGCAAAGGCCCCTTCGAGCTCTACGGCTACATCGACGCACCGAAGATTCTCGGCATCGGCAACAGCCATGACAGCGGCGTCTGGGACAAGGGCTCGCCGTTGTTCATGGAACACGAGCCGCGCATCTCCATCGATGAATTGACCGGGCGCAAGCTGGGCTTCGGCCCGTTCAAGGAGTTCTACCTGGCGTTCGACTGGATCTACGACAACGGCCACAACCGCGCCGGCCGCGCCAACACGCTGTACAGCGGCTTTGGTACGGACATCGACACCCACAGCCGGGTCAACCTGTCGGCCAACCTCTACGCCCGGCGCCAGTTCGAGAACTACGGTGCACCCAACGAATATTCCTGGGACGGCTACCGCGCCCAGCTCAAGTATGTGGTGCCGATCTACAAGTACAATAATGGCGCTTCGCTGACCTACATCGGTTTCACCAACTTTGACTTCGGCTCCGACCTGCATGACCAGGCTGGGCCCTCGCGTACCGCCGACGCCACCGTGGCCACCAACGTGTTTCTGTATTCGTTCACCCATCTGCGTTTCATGGCCGTAGGGCGCTACTTTCACAACGGTGGCAACTGGAAGGACGGCAGCGAGCTGAACTTCGGCGACGGCCCCTTCGAGGCCCGCTCGAACGGCTGGGGATACTACTTCGGGGTCGGCTATTCATTCTGA
- a CDS encoding cytidine deaminase, protein MNTQLSSEHLQLLEAAKAAAQATYSPYSHFPVGAALLTADGQIVKGCNVENISYGLTNCAERSALFSAISQGGQPRSFKAMAVFAPKVELISPCGACRQVLLELMAADALILCQGSDPAATRVWTLEQLLPGAFNAF, encoded by the coding sequence ATGAACACGCAACTTTCCAGTGAGCATTTGCAACTGCTCGAAGCGGCCAAGGCGGCCGCCCAGGCAACCTATTCGCCTTATTCGCACTTTCCAGTGGGTGCGGCACTGCTGACCGCCGACGGGCAGATCGTCAAAGGCTGCAACGTCGAGAACATTTCCTACGGCCTGACCAACTGCGCCGAACGCAGTGCCTTGTTCAGCGCCATCTCCCAGGGCGGCCAGCCGCGCAGTTTCAAGGCCATGGCAGTGTTCGCGCCCAAGGTCGAGCTGATCAGCCCCTGCGGCGCCTGTCGCCAGGTACTGCTGGAGCTGATGGCGGCTGACGCCTTGATCCTCTGCCAGGGCAGCGACCCGGCGGCGACCCGGGTGTGGACCCTGGAGCAATTGTTGCCCGGCGCTTTCAACGCCTTCTGA
- a CDS encoding NupC/NupG family nucleoside CNT transporter: MISLLGIVVLVLIALGLSRQRRSIQWRTVGGAFLIQVVIGAFALYVPWGQSVLAELAGAVSSLQSYANKGIEFMFGGLASPHMFEVFGSGGFVFAIRVLPVIVFFGSFISVMYYIGVMGWIIRIVGGFLHVVLRTSRVESMAVTSAVFIGQSEVPLVVRPFIAQMTRSELFAVMVGGFAAVAGSVLLGYAGLGVELKYLIAACFMSAPGALLMAKLMEPETEEVVEAQALDVLHDKASKPANIVDAAAEGAQVGLRLAMAVGAMLLAFIGLIALLNGLLGWAGGWVGFPHLTLQLILGYLLAPVAFIIGVPWNECVLAGGFIGQKLILNEFVAYADLGNYLTAERAAQANVPLLSAHTQVIVTFALCGFANLSSIAIQLAGLSGIAPQRRHELAKLGFRAMVGGTLSNLMSAAIVGFFISI; the protein is encoded by the coding sequence ATGATCAGTCTGCTTGGCATTGTGGTGCTTGTCCTTATTGCGCTGGGCCTCTCGCGCCAGCGCCGTTCCATCCAGTGGCGCACGGTAGGCGGGGCGTTTCTCATACAAGTGGTCATCGGCGCCTTCGCCCTTTACGTGCCCTGGGGCCAGAGCGTGCTGGCAGAGCTGGCAGGCGCCGTGTCATCGCTGCAGTCCTATGCCAACAAGGGTATCGAGTTCATGTTCGGCGGCCTCGCTTCGCCGCACATGTTCGAGGTGTTCGGCAGCGGCGGCTTTGTCTTCGCCATCAGGGTACTGCCGGTGATCGTATTCTTCGGCAGCTTCATCTCGGTGATGTACTACATCGGCGTGATGGGCTGGATCATACGCATCGTCGGCGGCTTCCTCCACGTCGTACTGCGCACCAGTCGGGTCGAGTCGATGGCGGTGACCTCGGCGGTATTCATCGGCCAGTCCGAAGTGCCGCTGGTGGTGCGTCCGTTCATTGCCCAGATGACCCGCTCGGAACTGTTCGCGGTGATGGTCGGCGGCTTTGCCGCAGTGGCCGGCTCGGTGCTGCTGGGCTACGCCGGGTTGGGCGTGGAGCTCAAGTACCTGATCGCCGCCTGCTTCATGTCGGCGCCCGGGGCCTTGCTGATGGCCAAGCTGATGGAGCCGGAGACCGAAGAAGTGGTCGAGGCCCAGGCGCTGGACGTGCTGCACGACAAGGCCAGCAAGCCGGCCAACATTGTCGACGCCGCCGCCGAAGGCGCTCAGGTCGGGCTGCGCCTGGCCATGGCGGTGGGGGCCATGCTGCTGGCGTTCATCGGCCTGATCGCGCTGCTCAACGGCCTGCTTGGCTGGGCCGGGGGCTGGGTCGGCTTCCCGCACCTGACCCTGCAGCTGATCCTTGGCTACCTGCTCGCGCCGGTGGCGTTCATCATCGGCGTGCCGTGGAACGAGTGCGTGCTGGCCGGCGGTTTCATTGGCCAGAAGCTGATCCTCAACGAGTTCGTCGCCTATGCGGACCTGGGCAACTACCTGACCGCCGAGCGCGCGGCCCAAGCCAACGTGCCGCTGTTGTCGGCCCATACGCAAGTGATCGTGACCTTTGCCCTGTGCGGCTTCGCCAACCTTTCGTCGATCGCCATCCAGCTGGCCGGCCTTAGCGGCATCGCCCCGCAGCGGCGCCACGAACTGGCGAAACTGGGCTTTCGAGCCATGGTCGGCGGCACCTTGTCGAACCTGATGAGTGCGGCCATCGTCGGCTTTTTCATTTCCATCTGA
- the deoA gene encoding thymidine phosphorylase, producing the protein MWMAQEVIRRKRDSQVLGEADIRRFVAGIADASLSDAQVAAFAMAVLLKGMTLAERIVFTAAMRDSGEVLHWALPGPVVDKHSTGGVGDCVSLVLAPLLAACGCYVPMISGRGLGHTGGTLDKLESIPGYDCYPSTQRLREVVQEVGCAIVGATASLAPADKRLYAIRDVTATVESVDLITASILAKKLAAGLQVLVMDVKTGNGAFMESASAARELAQSIVEVANGAEVRTCALVTDMGQPLARSAGNALEVAEAVALLKGQVRSERLWQVVLAVAEQALLLAGLAPDLAAARAQLLHAWRSGEALQRFARMVVALGGPADLCQRPQHYLPEAPIRFAVWAQASGHVTAIDTRNVGLAVVALGGGRQQPDDALDLAVGFSDLALPGDAVGEQRPLGWVHAATQARAEEAANALRAAYRLGPEPVVPEVLIHEHIH; encoded by the coding sequence ATGTGGATGGCCCAGGAAGTGATTCGTCGCAAACGCGACAGCCAGGTGCTCGGCGAGGCGGACATCCGCCGCTTTGTCGCCGGCATTGCAGATGCCAGCCTGAGCGACGCGCAGGTGGCAGCCTTCGCCATGGCGGTGCTGCTCAAGGGTATGACCCTGGCCGAGCGCATCGTCTTCACCGCCGCCATGCGCGACTCCGGCGAGGTGCTGCACTGGGCGCTGCCAGGGCCGGTGGTGGACAAGCACTCCACCGGAGGCGTCGGCGACTGCGTGAGCCTGGTGCTGGCGCCGCTGCTGGCCGCCTGCGGCTGCTATGTGCCGATGATTTCCGGGCGCGGCCTGGGGCACACCGGCGGCACCCTCGACAAGCTTGAAAGCATCCCCGGTTACGACTGCTACCCCAGCACCCAGCGCCTTCGCGAGGTGGTGCAAGAGGTCGGTTGCGCCATCGTCGGCGCGACCGCCAGCCTGGCGCCGGCCGACAAGCGCCTGTACGCCATCCGTGACGTGACGGCGACGGTGGAGTCGGTCGACCTGATCACCGCCTCGATCCTTGCCAAGAAGCTGGCTGCCGGTCTGCAAGTGCTGGTGATGGACGTCAAGACCGGCAACGGCGCGTTCATGGAAAGCGCCAGTGCGGCGCGGGAACTGGCGCAAAGCATCGTCGAGGTGGCCAATGGCGCCGAGGTGCGCACCTGCGCGCTGGTCACCGACATGGGCCAGCCGTTGGCACGCAGCGCCGGCAATGCGCTGGAGGTGGCCGAGGCGGTGGCGTTGCTCAAGGGCCAGGTGCGCAGCGAGCGGTTGTGGCAGGTGGTACTGGCCGTCGCCGAACAGGCCCTGTTGCTGGCGGGGCTGGCCCCCGACCTGGCCGCCGCCCGCGCGCAATTGCTGCACGCGTGGCGCAGCGGCGAGGCCTTGCAGCGCTTCGCGCGCATGGTCGTGGCCCTCGGCGGCCCAGCCGACCTGTGCCAGCGCCCCCAGCACTACCTCCCTGAGGCGCCGATCCGCTTCGCCGTATGGGCCCAGGCCAGCGGCCACGTCACCGCCATCGACACACGCAACGTCGGCCTGGCGGTGGTCGCCCTCGGTGGCGGCCGCCAGCAGCCGGACGACGCCCTCGACCTGGCCGTCGGCTTCAGCGACCTGGCCTTGCCGGGCGACGCGGTGGGCGAGCAGCGCCCGCTGGGCTGGGTGCATGCCGCCACCCAGGCGCGTGCCGAAGAGGCTGCCAACGCGTTGCGCGCCGCCTACCGGCTGGGGCCGGAACCGGTGGTGCCCGAGGTACTGATCCACGAACACATCCATTGA